One part of the Humulus lupulus chromosome 9, drHumLupu1.1, whole genome shotgun sequence genome encodes these proteins:
- the LOC133802018 gene encoding coatomer subunit delta isoform X2, translating into MVVLAASIVTKSGKVLVSRQFVDMSRIRIEGLLAAFPKLIGTGKQHTYFETENVRYVYQPIEALYLLLVTNKQSNILEDLETLRLLSKLVPEYSMSLDEEGVCRTAFELIFAFDEVISLGHKENVTVAQVKQYCEMESHEEKLHKLVMQSKINETKDVMKRKASEIDKSKIEKNRGDKGGFMSMGSGRIESSFSEMSISNTGSGFGSGSGFGLNTEIDPFSIKSKGRQPSAANAPPKGLGMQLGKSQRTNQFLESLKAEGEVILEDVQPKAGQSRSSAPPLTDPVTLTVEEKLNVTLKRDGGVSNFDVQGTLSLQILNAEDGQIQVQIETGGNPGILFKTHPNMNKELFASENILGLKDPNRPFPAGTGDAAGVGLLKWRMQSTDESMVPLTINCWPSVSGNETYVSIEYEASSMFDLRNVVISVPLPALREAPNVRQVDGEWRFDPRNSVLEWSILLIDNSNRSGSMEFVVPPTDSSVFFPISVNFSATNTFSDLKVVNVLPQKGGAPPKFGQRTQLVTENYQVV; encoded by the exons ATG GTTGTTCTTGCTGCTTCCATCGTAACCAAGTCTGGGAAAG TACTTGTTTCTAGACAATTTGTGGACATGTCTCGCATAAGAATAGAAGGTCTTCTTGCAGCTTTCCCAAAGTTGATAGGCACTGGAAAACAACATACATATTTTGAGACAGAAAATGTTCGCTATGTTTACCAGCCTATTGAAGCTTTGTACTTGCTACTTGTTACAAACAAACAGAGCAATATTCTGGAAGATTTGGAGACACTGCGACTGCTCTCAAAGCtt GTGCCGGAGTATTCTATGTCTCTAGATGAAGAGGGTGTTTGCAGGACTGCTTTTGAGCTGATTTTTGCTTTTGACGAGGTCATCTCTCTTGGACACAAGGAAAATGTAACTGTAGCTCAGGTTAAACAGTACTGTGAAATGGAGAGTCACGAAGAGAAGCTGCACAAACTTGTAATGCAGAGCAAGATTAATGAGACGAAAGATGTCATGAAACGTAAAGCTAGTGAGATTGACAAAAGCAAG ATTGAAAAGAATAGGGGTGATAAGGGAGGGTTTATGTCAATGGGCTCAGGAAGAATAGAGAGCAGCTTTAGTGAGATGAGCATTTCAAATACTGGAAGCGGTTTTGGGAGTGGTTCTGGTTTTGGATTGAACACTGAGATCGATCCATTTTCTATCAAGTCTAAAG GTCGTCAACCTTCGGCTGCCAATGCTCCTCCGAAAGGTCTTGGTATGCAGTTAGGGAAATCACAAAGGACTAACCAGTTCTTGGAGTCTTTGAAAGCAGAAGGGGAGGTTATCCTTGAAGATGTGCAGCCAAAAGCAGGCCAATCTAGATCATCTGCCCCACCTTTAACTGATCCCGTCACTTTGACTGTTGAGGAGAAACTAAATGTAACACTGAAACGAGATGGTGGTGTCAGTAACTTTGATGTTCAGGGAACACTGTCGCTGCAGATTCTAAATGCAGAAGATGGGCAAATCCAAGTTCAG ATCGAAACTGGTGGAAATCCTGGCATTCTTTTCAAGACACACCCTAATATGAACAAGGAATTATTTGCCAGTGAAAACATTCTAGGCCTGAAGGATCCTAATCGGCCTTTTCCTGCTGGTACCGGTGATGCTGCGGGTGTTGGTCTTTTGAAGTGGCGGATGCAGAGCACTGATGAATCAATGGTGCCTTTAACAA TTAACTGCTGGCCCTCTGTTTCCGGTAATGAAACATATGTTAGCATCGAATATGAAGCTTCATCAATGTTTGATTTGCGGAATGTTGTGATCTCTGTACCTCTCCCTGCTCTTCGTGAGGCTCCAAATGTCAGACAAGTTGACGGTGAATGGAG GTTCGACCCAAGGAATTCTGTGTTGGAGTGGTCCATTCTACTTATTGACAACTCGAACCGAAG TGGATCAATGGAGTTTGTTGTTCCCCCAACAGACTCATCTGTATTTTTCCCGATTTCTGTGAACTTCTCTGCTACTAATACATTCAGTGACTTGAAG GTTGTGAATGTCTTGCCCCAGAAAGGTGGAGCTCCACCGAAGTTCGGTCAAAGAACGCAGTTAGTGACAGAGAATTACCAAGTTGTCTGA
- the LOC133802018 gene encoding coatomer subunit delta isoform X1 has protein sequence MVVLAASIVTKSGKVLVSRQFVDMSRIRIEGLLAAFPKLIGTGKQHTYFETENVRYVYQPIEALYLLLVTNKQSNILEDLETLRLLSKLVPEYSMSLDEEGVCRTAFELIFAFDEVISLGHKENVTVAQVKQYCEMESHEEKLHKLVMQSKINETKDVMKRKASEIDKSKIEKNRGDKGGFMSMGSGRIESSFSEMSISNTGSGFGSGSGFGLNTEIDPFSIKSKGSGRQPSAANAPPKGLGMQLGKSQRTNQFLESLKAEGEVILEDVQPKAGQSRSSAPPLTDPVTLTVEEKLNVTLKRDGGVSNFDVQGTLSLQILNAEDGQIQVQIETGGNPGILFKTHPNMNKELFASENILGLKDPNRPFPAGTGDAAGVGLLKWRMQSTDESMVPLTINCWPSVSGNETYVSIEYEASSMFDLRNVVISVPLPALREAPNVRQVDGEWRFDPRNSVLEWSILLIDNSNRSGSMEFVVPPTDSSVFFPISVNFSATNTFSDLKVVNVLPQKGGAPPKFGQRTQLVTENYQVV, from the exons ATG GTTGTTCTTGCTGCTTCCATCGTAACCAAGTCTGGGAAAG TACTTGTTTCTAGACAATTTGTGGACATGTCTCGCATAAGAATAGAAGGTCTTCTTGCAGCTTTCCCAAAGTTGATAGGCACTGGAAAACAACATACATATTTTGAGACAGAAAATGTTCGCTATGTTTACCAGCCTATTGAAGCTTTGTACTTGCTACTTGTTACAAACAAACAGAGCAATATTCTGGAAGATTTGGAGACACTGCGACTGCTCTCAAAGCtt GTGCCGGAGTATTCTATGTCTCTAGATGAAGAGGGTGTTTGCAGGACTGCTTTTGAGCTGATTTTTGCTTTTGACGAGGTCATCTCTCTTGGACACAAGGAAAATGTAACTGTAGCTCAGGTTAAACAGTACTGTGAAATGGAGAGTCACGAAGAGAAGCTGCACAAACTTGTAATGCAGAGCAAGATTAATGAGACGAAAGATGTCATGAAACGTAAAGCTAGTGAGATTGACAAAAGCAAG ATTGAAAAGAATAGGGGTGATAAGGGAGGGTTTATGTCAATGGGCTCAGGAAGAATAGAGAGCAGCTTTAGTGAGATGAGCATTTCAAATACTGGAAGCGGTTTTGGGAGTGGTTCTGGTTTTGGATTGAACACTGAGATCGATCCATTTTCTATCAAGTCTAAAG GTTCAGGTCGTCAACCTTCGGCTGCCAATGCTCCTCCGAAAGGTCTTGGTATGCAGTTAGGGAAATCACAAAGGACTAACCAGTTCTTGGAGTCTTTGAAAGCAGAAGGGGAGGTTATCCTTGAAGATGTGCAGCCAAAAGCAGGCCAATCTAGATCATCTGCCCCACCTTTAACTGATCCCGTCACTTTGACTGTTGAGGAGAAACTAAATGTAACACTGAAACGAGATGGTGGTGTCAGTAACTTTGATGTTCAGGGAACACTGTCGCTGCAGATTCTAAATGCAGAAGATGGGCAAATCCAAGTTCAG ATCGAAACTGGTGGAAATCCTGGCATTCTTTTCAAGACACACCCTAATATGAACAAGGAATTATTTGCCAGTGAAAACATTCTAGGCCTGAAGGATCCTAATCGGCCTTTTCCTGCTGGTACCGGTGATGCTGCGGGTGTTGGTCTTTTGAAGTGGCGGATGCAGAGCACTGATGAATCAATGGTGCCTTTAACAA TTAACTGCTGGCCCTCTGTTTCCGGTAATGAAACATATGTTAGCATCGAATATGAAGCTTCATCAATGTTTGATTTGCGGAATGTTGTGATCTCTGTACCTCTCCCTGCTCTTCGTGAGGCTCCAAATGTCAGACAAGTTGACGGTGAATGGAG GTTCGACCCAAGGAATTCTGTGTTGGAGTGGTCCATTCTACTTATTGACAACTCGAACCGAAG TGGATCAATGGAGTTTGTTGTTCCCCCAACAGACTCATCTGTATTTTTCCCGATTTCTGTGAACTTCTCTGCTACTAATACATTCAGTGACTTGAAG GTTGTGAATGTCTTGCCCCAGAAAGGTGGAGCTCCACCGAAGTTCGGTCAAAGAACGCAGTTAGTGACAGAGAATTACCAAGTTGTCTGA